One Spirochaetota bacterium genomic window, AATACCCACATGCCATGTTAACGTACACCCTATGTTCATCAAGTCCAATCTGTATTGCCTTACTCCAGTATTCTATAGCCATGTCAAATTTTTGCTGATGGTACATGCTACACGCATATACATCATACGCACGGGCAAAATTAGGTTTGTCTTCAATTGCTTTGTATGCCCACGCAGCTGCATGCGCATAATCAATATTGTGATAGTACAATAGAGCAATATTGTAGCTGATAAAAGCATTGTAGGTATTAGCTCTTTGAGCCAATAAAAAGTGCGATAGCGACTGCTGCCATTGCCCGCGCATAGCATATATGTATCCAATGGCATTCAGTGCACGCGAATACTCTGGAGCCATTGCCAGCGCAATGTATAGGCTATCCAATGCATCATCATATTTCTTTTGGTTAATAGCTATTATAGCCTTAAAATAAAAAATCTCTTTTACTGGTGTATATTTTTTATTGTACTCATCTATATATTTCCCCATCATTCCATATTTACCATTAAGGTACAATGTATTAATAGTTGCAAGCAAATCCATCATGCCAATATAATCAATTGAAGCCTTCACGACCTCGCTACGCGATATGGCAAGCACATCATCCCTTCGTATAGTTTTGGAAAATGCATTGCTACTATTAATGAATGCAAAAGCAATTATTGCGATAGTTATCCGTAATGGTATTGCTTTCACTACACCATATATTTTATTGTTATAAAACATTGAGAAAAAATCCTCAAAAATTAGAAATTTGTCAATGTGAACTTAAACCTAATTAGAAACGCATATACTATGAAGATACTAAATCGTGTTCAAGATTACAGCCTGTCACAATAAAATTTGGGGTCATTTCCACCTTTATTCTGATTTGTTTTTTCTTTTATAACTGAATTATAATAACTTCATACCCTATCCGATTCAGAATCAATTCTTATATTCAATAATTAATTACAACAATTTTTTTACGTTGGTCTCTATGTGTAACTACACAACAATGCAATGACTCTAAGCTTTGTTTCTCTGTGTATTCTGCGTCCTCTACATAACACTACTTTATTGTACCTGTACCTATGCTCTGACCCTGCGCCTTAATACAAAAAAGGCTGTGCATTGCACAGGCTTTTTTTATTGTATATTGCCAGTT contains:
- a CDS encoding tetratricopeptide repeat protein, whose translation is MFYNNKIYGVVKAIPLRITIAIIAFAFINSSNAFSKTIRRDDVLAISRSEVVKASIDYIGMMDLLATINTLYLNGKYGMMGKYIDEYNKKYTPVKEIFYFKAIIAINQKKYDDALDSLYIALAMAPEYSRALNAIGYIYAMRGQWQQSLSHFLLAQRANTYNAFISYNIALLYYHNIDYAHAAAWAYKAIEDKPNFARAYDVYACSMYHQQKFDMAIEYWSKAIQIGLDEHRVYVNMACGYFALGQFNECIIECNKALKKNNKSYNTFMLLAYAQFMKNDYDAAIWATNMALKIKSNDIFANVLRALSFGKKNTQVGKDMLIATIGSLDKIEDIGVQLLQYFQWTIVDPPVNFMLY